CACTGAATTCCCGTTCATCGCATTTTTGACCACAGAGAGAACAATGTGTACAGGCTCATTAGTGTCAACAAGGGCAGTGCTCACAGCTGGTCATTGTGTTTGCTCACCGCTGCCAGTCGTTCGGGTAAGAGATCACACTGAAACACATTGTTGCTCGATGTGATCGATTAATTTCACAGTGTGTTTCTGTGTGAGTGTGTGTCAgtgtgtcagtgtttgtgtgtgtatctgtgtgtgtgtgtgtgtgcagttGGTTTGCATAGATCTAATGTGAACATACGTTGTGTATTTCAGGTTTCATTTCTCACACTGAGGAATGGCGACCAACAAGGCATCCATCATCAACCGTCTGGAGTGGTGGTAGCACCAGGATACATGCCCTCTTGTATGTCAGCACGACAGAGGAGACCAATCAAACAGACACTCAGTGGATTCGACATTGCAATTGTATCGCTCGCTCAATTGGTCAACTTACAGACTGGAATCAGAGTGCTCAGTCTGCCACAGCCAACGGATATACCGAGACCTGGAACTCCGGTTTTCATTGTTGGTTATGGAAGGGATGATAACGACCGTGATCCACAACGTAAAAATGGTGGAATTTTAAAGAAAGGTGAGTGAGTTGTTGTTCATTGTGGTGGTGAACAAGTAACATCTATCTGTCTGATCCGGTTGTTGTGTTGGTCAGAGCCTCAATAACTGTGTTCGGATGTGCCTGTGACAGTTCACTAGCAGAGTGACTCCATCTGCACCTCGGTCATTGTGGAGATGTGATGCGATGGAATGGGATGGGATGtgagattgattgattgattgactaagtgagtgagtgagtctgtgattgtgtgtgtgtgattgagtgagtgagtgagtgagtgagtgagtgagtgagtgagtgagtgagaccACTTGGATGAGAGAAGAATCATGAGATATCTGTGCAAACGATGGATGTGTGTTGTTGTACATGAAGCAGATGGTCAATCAGTTTCATGTATATGGAGGGATGGTGGTGAGATGGACAGTGACTTGATTGTTGAATGTGGTGCACATGTGGGATTGCATGTGGAGTGTTTGTTGTGTGCATAGTTTGAAGGTGGATAATTCGTGTCAGTTGATGTTTTGTAAATTCACTTGTCTCTTCTTTTGTGTTCTGTTCTGTTGTTTTTCATTCTCTTGTATTCTGTCGTATTCTGTTCTGTTGTTTGTTTGACACAGGTCGAGCGACTATAATGGAATGCCGACACGCGACCAATGGCGATCCTATTTGTGTGAAATCAGGACAGAATTTCGGACAGTTACCCGCTCCAGGTGACAGTGGTGGACCTCTCCTTCCATCCCCTCAAGGTCCAGTACTCGGTGTCGTATCACATGGTGTCACACTGCCAAACCTTCCCGATATCATTGTCGAGTATGCCAGTGTGGCTAGAATGTTGGATTTTGTACGCTCCAATATTTGAACAATACTTAAACAATATTTGAACAATACCAACCAGTATCATTCATACATGTGTGTACATAATCTATCGATAAAAATCCACACGCCATTGTGTTAAGATATTTCTGATAAATAAACAACCTAATCAATTACTACAACACTCCATCCGTTTTCTCTAAGTTGGCAAGTGTGATGTGGTGTGGTctaatttgtgtgtgtgtgtgttgatcaGTGAAGTGTTAGTGAAATGGGCAGTTATTTATTTGCTGCTTATCATCAGGATGCTGCTTGATCACGATGCATGAATATACGCATGTTGCGAGAGAGTACGAAAGGTATGAAGACGGTTCGGTTCATGTAACAGTCagtcatttattcattcattcattcactcattcattcattcactcattcattcattcattcagtcagtcagtcagtcagtcagtcagtcagtcagtcagtcagtctgtCTGTCAGTGATAGCAACGAAACGGATTACAgaaatcaacatcatcatcaccatcatcgtAAAACAATAGgcacttgttgttgttgttgttgttgttgtgaggACAGTAGTGTTAATAGAGGCGATTATATAATTTGACATTATCTATGTGATCGTGATTGCGAACATCGTCACAAAATATGCGAAACGCTCGTCCCGCATTCTACCACTAgctatcatccatctttgctgtGTGGAAAATTAGTTGTCATTAGATCACCATATCTTCATGCAATCACATTTTGAATACACAATTAAGAAAACTGATTCATACTAAATTGGTTTAGTATAGTTGGATCATATCAGCATGACTGAGTAGTGTAGAGATTCTgcttatcaatcaatcaatcaatcaatcaatcaaccaatcaatcaatcaatcattaaCATATAATTGAATTGTGAAAACCAACTGATTAGGAGAGAATAATAAAGCTGAGTTCATAGTTCGCTGATTCATATGTGGATTGAAGTCGTAATAGATTGATCTGAGTTGGGATAATCATTGAATGCTGGAAAACACTGGATAACTTTTCAATTCTAATAGAAGACTCCTCAGTCAGCTGACTAATAACGAACATAATCAACAAATTACACCAAATTACTCCATCAAGTCTCCCTTCAGCTAAATAGAATTTTCTCCAGTCCTTTAAGATTCATCGGTTCATTGGTTATTTTGTGAAATTTATTAATACTATGTGAACTGTCCAATGAGATCGCTTAGAAATGGCACTTTATTAACAGACTGAAAACAGAAACAACAAGTATGGTGGATGCAACACGAATATTCAATTGTGAAAATGTAAATCACTAGTTGTCGATACAAAGAATCCATGGATGTGTTTGCATCACCACATTCCAGATTCAACCCTATCGTCTACAATATCAAACCATCGATGTTACACTTCTTCCAATCAACTCCACAACACCTATGATGCTTAATCATGTTCAGACACGGTGACACATTATTCACATATAACTAACTTCCTGCGAATCTGAGTGTTTCTGATAATCACTTCACAGATGAtcgtagtaataataacaataataatagtaacaataattattatgattatgattattttggTCGCATCGATATATTTCTACAAATGTCGATGCATTGACAAGTGTTGTTAGATgaagaaactgatcaacaatGAATATCATCTGTAAGATATGAAAAGTCGAACAGATCTCAACTGTCTAATCATAACCCTTGATTCTCCACTAGATCATGTTGAACATCAACTGTATTGCACAGTTCAATCAATATGTCGTGTGAAGAGATGATCGGTGTTCTTTCGAACGGACATCTGCAACCGGCACGAAAACCATTCTTTCACCTGATCGCCTGATAAGTGAGAAAGAGTGAGAGAGTAGACGAGTCAaatggaacactactcgattcaTTCCTTATTCCGATTTCCAACTCACAACTCACAACTCCAATTCAGATTAGTGCAGAATGACACACGAGCaaatagatgactaacatgACCATAACGAGCCGACAATTAAGAAAATACAATTGTGTTCAAATCTGTAAATCGGGGTGGTAAAATACAGTAGTGAAGGTTGTGTTTAAATTACTATGTATTTGGAGCTGAATCGGTTATGGCAGTGAATCAtgcatcaaacgaaagcttatggtgTGTAGAATAAACTAGTTGAAAAACTAAATGTCAGTGTTCTTCAAGCTTTCAATTAAGTGAAGTGAAGTCACCAAAAATAGCTTCCTTTGTTGATTATGACTCATTTGTTTCTGTTTCTGTCCACACCAAACTTCATCTCCTAGTCACTACCATATTCCCACTTCAAAATTAGGTGTGTAATGATGAAAGCATCACAATTTGAGACATGATTTGATCAACAAACGAGTAAACAGCTGATCGAATGTTCCAATATCCCTAATTACTCACCTAAAAATCTCACTTGTCGAATACGTCGAACGATAAACGAAAATTACCCACTTAAGTAAATATTGCTATCGTTCTCAGATATTGTTTAATGGAAGAAGCATTTACCAACCTTGTCTCACATCATACCTATCAACAACTGGATCAAATAGTTCAATATGATTTATGAGTGTGATCAGCATCGACTTCTGAAAGGCACAATACTCAGATATAGTGAGAGAGTGTTGAAAGTGGAAGGGAGGTCAATTTATGAATTCAGTAGCATTGATCGATTAGAAAGGAGATGTATCATGGTGGACAGTAACATTATCAGATATTACTTAGAAAATATGATGTTCGCAATCACGATCACATAGATAATGTCAAATTATATAATCGCCTCTATTAACACTACTGTCCtcacaacaacaagaacaaaaagTGCCTATTGTTTTacgatgatggtgatgatgatgttgatttcTGTAATCCGTTTCGTTGCTACCACCAACAGACAGACTGacagactgactgactgactgactgaatgaatgaatgaatgagtgattgaatgagtgaatgaatgagtgaatgaatgaatgaatgaatgactgACTGTTACATGAACCGAACCGTCTTCATACCTTTCGTACTCTCTCGCAACATGCGTATATTCATGCATCGTGATCAAGCAGCATCCTGATGATaagcagtaaataaataactgccCATTTCACTAACACTTCACtgatcaacacacacacacacacaaattagACCACACCACATCACACTTGCCAACTTAGAGAAAACGGATGGAGTGTTGTAGCAATTGATTAGGTTGTTTATTTATCAGAAATATCTTAACACAATGGCGTGTGGATTTTTATCGATAGATTATGTACACACATGTATGAACGATACGAGTTGGTATTGTTCAAATATTGTTTAAGTATTGTTCAAATATTGGAGCGTACAAAATCCAACATTCTAGCCACACTGGCATACTCGACAATGATATCGGGAAGGTTTGGCAATGTGACACCATGTGATACGACACCGAGTACTGGACCTTGAGGGGATGGAAGGAGAGGTCCACCACTGTCACCTGGAGCGGGTAACTGTCCGAAATTCTGTCCTGATTTCACACAAATAGGATCGCCATTGGTCGCGTGTCGGCATTCCATTATAGTCGCTCGACCTGTGTCAAACAAACAACAGAACAGAATAGAACAGAATGAAGAAGAACAAAAGAGACAAGTGAATTTACAAAACATCAACTGACACGAATTATCCACCTTCAAACTATGCACACAACAAACACTCCACAT
The genomic region above belongs to Schistosoma haematobium chromosome Unknown HiC_scaffold_59, whole genome shotgun sequence and contains:
- a CDS encoding uncharacterized protein (EggNog:ENOG410YYW0~COG:O~MEROPS:MER0003620), with translation MCTGSLVSTRAVLTAGHCVCSPLPVVRVSFLTLRNGDQQGIHHQPSGVVVAPGYMPSCMSARQRRPIKQTLSGFDIAIVSLAQLVNLQTGIRVLSLPQPTDIPRPGTPVFIVGYGRDDNDRDPQRKNGGILKKGRATIMECRHATNGDPICVKSGQNFGQLPAPGDSGGPLLPSPQGPVLGVVSHGVTLPNLPDIIVEYASVARMLDFVRSNI